The Megasphaera elsdenii DSM 20460 genome includes the window CCATAAGGCGGACAACTTCATCGGCGAAAGCCGCTGGATCTTCCAGGAACTGATGCGCCTGCCGCAGCAGGAACGACTGAAAGCCTGCGTCCTCGTCCGTGGCAACCGCCAGGCCCAGCAGCTCTGGACGGGCATCAACGCCCACAACCAGCACTATCCGCCGGAAGACCAGCTGCCCGTGACCTGTATCGACCAGTTCCACCTGTTCAAGCGCCAGGAATGTAAAGACGTCCTGGCCTACCTGAGGCTGCTCCTGAACAAGCACGATAACCTGAGCCTGAAGCGGATTTTATTGCGCTTCGTCCCCCGCATCGGCCGGCGAACCGTAGAGACCATCGAAAGCGAATCCTACCGCCGCCTGGGCCTTCGGCTCTGCGACTTCATCGACCCCATTTCCCAGGAAACGGGCGACCCTTACGGGCTCCTGCTATCAGCCCTGGATGAAGGCCGGATCGTCGTCTTCGACGTCGAAAGCACCGGCACCGACACGACGAGGGATGAAATCATCCAGATTGCCGCCGTCCGCCTCGATGCCCAGGGCCAGGTCGCGGACACCTTCAACACCTATGTCCGTGCCAGCCGGCCTGTCGGGGCTTCCTTCTACGTCCACCACATCAGCGACGAAACCCTGGAGGCCCAGGGGATGGAACCGCGCCAGGCTCTGACGGCCTTCCTGGACTTTGCCAAAGACGCCGTCATCGTCGGCCACAACGTCACGTATGACCTGTCCATCCTGCACAGCGAGCTCCAGCGCCTAGGCATGGGCGAAAGCGGCGATTTCCCCTATTACGACACGCTGGACATCTACCGCCGCTTCTATCCCAACCTCATCAACCACAAACTGGCCACGCTCAGTGAAACCTTCCCCATCGACCATCAGCCATCGCACGACGCCTTCGACGACATCCTGGCCACGGCCGGCCTCCTATGCTATGCCGTAACGAAACAGATCCGCCCGGCTACGACGGCCCGCCGTTCGTCCCTGGCCATCTACCTGCCTCTCTTCGCCCCGTTCAGCCGTGACATAGCCCGTTTCCGCCGACAGTCCTATCAGGACCGGCCCATAGACCTCATCGCCGCCGTCATGAACGAAGGCGGCGTCAAGGCCTGGTACGAAAGCCATCGCGACCCCAGCGATGCGGCCCAGCACATCGACAGGCTGGAAAATGTCCGCAAGCTCTACCGCATCGCCAAAGAAACAGACGACCCGGGCCAGGACCCGCGCGACGCCCTGGCAGAATTTCTCAAGCTGACCGCCCTGTCCAACAGCGAACTGGACAGCATGCTGGCCAAGGACCCGAAAATTCCCATCATCACCATCCATCAGGCCAAGGGCCTGGAATTCGATTACGTCTTCCTGGCCCATCTGGAAGACCGGGTCTTCCCGACCTTCTGGTCCGTAAAGAAAGGGAATATAGAAGAAGAAAAACGCCTCTTTTATGTCGCCATTACGCGGGCCAAAAAGAGGCTGTATCTGATCTGGCACGAAGGGAACGGCAATCAGCGCTATGCGCCGAGCCGCTTCCTCCAGAGCCTGGATTCCCAATATATCGAAGTTAGATGAGGCCGGCTATGCCTAAGACCAGGCCTAAGACGCCGGACCCGATGAGGACCTTGATGACGCCGATCTTGCGGCGCGTGGCTGCAATGGCCAGGATGAGTATGGCCAGACCGCCGAGACTGAAGGCCGACCAGTCGTCGGGCAGGGTTTCCGTATTCCACAGGGCCAGGAGGATGAAGCTCAGGCTGGCGACGCAGATGAGGGCGACCACTGCCGGCCGCAGGCCATTGAGGATGCCCCGGATTGGACCGATGTCGCCATACTTGAGGAAGACGCGTGCTAAAATAATCCCCAAGAAGAACGACGGCGTGACGAAGCCCAGGGTGGCTGCAACAGCCCCGCCCAGCCCGGCGATCTTGGTGCCGACAAAGGTAGCGGCATTGATGCCGATCGGTCCCGGAGTCATCTGAGAAATGGTGAATATATCGACAAATTCGCTCATAGAGAGCCAATGGAAGGTATCGACGACACTGGCCTGGATCAGCGGCATGGAAGCATAACCGCCGCCGACGCAGAAGGCCCCGACTTTACAGAATTCCCAAAAAAGCAACAAATATATCATAATAAGTCCCTCCCCTTAGTCGTACTTCTTATCGCGCATGAAGGCGAAGCCGATGATGCCGTCAATGATGATGAGCACCATGATATTGACATCGAAGCACAAGTTGGCAATGAACGTCGCCACGATGATGGCCAGGGGCAGGAGCAATCTCTTCTTGCCCTGCTTGATGAGGAGGTCGATGCCGACGTTGACGATGAGCGCCGTCGCCCCGCACTGCATGCCGCGGAGGATCATCTTGATATATAAGTTCTGGATAAAGAAATCATAGCAGTATGAAATGATCGACAGCGTAATCAGACAGGGCAGCACCGTAGCCACCAGAGCGACCAGCGTCCCCAGGACCCCAGCCATGCGATAGCCCAGGATGACGGCACTGTTGACGGCGATGACGCCTGGCATGGACTGGGCAATGGCTACCATGTCGAGGGTATCCTTGTCGTCGATCCAATGGTATTCATCGACGTATTTCCCTTTCAGCAGGGGAATAATGACGAAGCCTCCGCCGACGGTGAAGGCACTGATTAAAAAGGTCGATTTGAACAGGGTCCAAAAGAAATGGGCATCCCGTTTCGGTGTCACAATTTCGTTCATCGTGTATCATTCCTTTCCGGATAGGTATCTTTTCTATGGTCTTAGTATAACACGTCTTTTACTATATTGAAAATATTTGTACAATTGATATAATATATGTAAATCATATGTCAAGGAGGCATGGGTATGGATATCCGTCAACTCACTTATTTCATGGTCATCGCCGAAGAAGGCCAGATCACAGCCGCCGCCCGGCGCCTTCACATGGCCCAGCCGCCGCTGAGCCAGCAGATGAAGGCCCTGGAAGAAGAACTGGGCGTCCAGCTCCTGCAGCGGGAGCCGCGCAGCGTCACCTTGACCGACGCCGGCGAAATCCTCTACCGCCGGGCCCGGCAGATCGTCACCCTCACCGACTCGACGCGCCGGGAAATCGCCGATTTCAAGAACGGCCTGCGCGGCACCTTGTCCATCGGGACTGTATCGTCATCGGGCAGCGTCATCCTCCAGCCAGCCCTCCGCCAGTTCCACGACGACCATCGCGGAATCCGCTTCGAAATCTACGACGGCAACACCTTCCGCGTCCTGGACATGCTGCGCAAGGGCCTCATCGAAATCGGCATCGTCCGCACGCCCTTTAAGCAGGACGCCTTCGACTGCACTCTGCTGCCGGAAGAACCGATGGTCCTGGCCTATACCGAGTCCCTGGCCGACCCCAATCCGGGCCAGCCGTCGATGACTATAGAACAACTGCAGGGCCTGCCGCTCATCCTCTACCGCCGCTTCGACCAGCTCTTCCATGACGTCTGCGAAGCCCACAACCTCACACCGAACCTCCTCTGCCGCAACGACGACGCCCGGACGACCCTGCTCTGGGCCGAAACCGGCCTGGGCTACGCCGTCGTCCCGGCATCGGCCATCTCACCGGCCAGTCGGCCCCAGCTCAAGACAAAAGCCATCGACGAACCGCGCCTGCGCACCCAATTAGCCGTCATCACCCCAAAACACCGCTACCTGTCCAGCATAGCCCGCCAGTTCATCGATGCCTTGACCGGTCATGGGGCCTGATGGCCCCGCCGTTCTCAGGTCGCAGGCCGCCGTTCGCCTCAGAGCTCATATGCCGCTACGCGAAAACAAACTCAAATTGACTACATCGCCTCGTAGCCCCCTCAGCTCGTAAAAATGCCCCGTCCAGGGCCTTCGTAGGGGACGGCTAAAAGTCGTCCCGCGTGAATCCTGTGCACAGCCAAAATTTATGACGGACGACGCCTGATTGTAATATAATCATACGTACCCGTAGCAGATAGATGCCATGGCTAAAAAAACGTTGACAAACTATTTCATTTCTTGTATAATATTTTTTGTTGGCGGGGCATAGCGCAGTTTGGTAGCGCACCTGGCTTGGGACCAGGGGGTCGCAGGTTCAAATCCTGCTGCTCCGACCATTACCGACAAATGCGGGTGTAGCTCAGTGGTAGAGCGCCAGCCTTCCAAGCTGGTTATGTGGGTTCGATTCCCATCACCCGCTCCATTTTTTGAGACTCAGTAGCTCAGCTGGATAGAGCAACAGCCTTCTAAGCTGTGGGTCTAGGGTTCGAATCCCTACTGGGTCACCACTTACTTGCGCCTATAGCTCAGGGGATAGAGCACCGGTCTCCGGAACCGGGTGCGAAGGTTCGAATCCTTCTAGGCGCACCAAAAAAATAAAAAGAAGTTGTCGCATTAAGCTAAAATGCTTAATGTGACAACTTCTTTTTATTTTACAGTGAAAAGTTTGATTTTCTTCTTTTTAAGAACGAACATCGGCCTGTTCCCCCTATTTTTCACGGCTTCCAGAAAAATCGTGATTCGCATGAGCTTCAACATGCCCTTTATCAATATGATACTGGATCACGTCCGTCAGCAAAACTATGACATCGCTATCGAAAGCACCTATGAATTATCAAATGAACGGGAAATCCATGACGAACTCATCAAACAGGCTGTCGCCAATTCCAAACGTCGGGCAGAAGCCATCGCAGCCACAGTAGGAAAAAAATCATTGGCATCAAATCGGTATCTATGAATAACTATAGCGAAGATTCAATTCGTTACTGTAATATGCTGGCACCTGATTCGCTGAATTTTGAAAAACCTAAATCCTTAGACCTCTCTAATCAGCTAGCTGCCAATTCAACGACAGAAAGTGAATCTGTCGACGTTGAATGGATTATTGATTGAAACGCATAAAAGATTAAAAGCGCTGTCGTAGAAGACAGCGCTTTTTAATGTATATTTTCACTTATCTTTAACTTGTGGCAGCTGTGAAACTAAAATCTGTAAAGATATGACGTTTTTATTTTTTTGTTCAACAGCTCCTATAAACAATTGCGCTACATTATACATAGCCTGAACGTTTTTTCTTCGCGCTTCTGATAACGTGTTTTGAAACAGTAACTTTTCGGGTGAAATCGGGTCGACATAAATCGCCTCCTTCGAGGCTCGTCTCCCATGTGTATGATGAGTAACTGCATTTATTCTGTGTAAAAAAGAGACACCGTCTCTTATCTCTCTGTTCATCATCCTCGTCTTTTTTCAAAAATTCGATATGGTGCGGAGTATCCATCCAGCCTTTGGGATGCTTATTTCTCATCAGCTTCTCACCTCACTGAATTTTTGGTAGTTAGCTTACTTCTCTGCTACCATCCCACCTTTTTGCTTTGGAATAGAATATTGGCAATCGCTTGGCGCTTCATAGGACTTACCTTCCTTATTATAGGTCAGGTTGAACACCATGTCGGTCAGCCATTTCTTGAAGGATGGATTGTCCTGGAATTGTTTGAAAAGTTCCATATTATCTGCCATGATAGAGAAAATGACCTGCTGCAAGGCCCGTTCGCCCTCAGTCCGGGCTTCCTGTTCATCAGAGTTCTTCATAGCATTGCGGTACTTCTCATCGTGGGAAACCATGACTGGGATACGCAGAAGCTGTTGTTGTACGTTATCGGCATCGTTCCATTGGATATTCCCGAACATGTCATTGAATTCTGAAATAATCTGCGATAAGGGGTCCATTTCCGGTTCCACTATGTGGCCAACCTTCCCTGTCGGCACAGGGTCGATTTCAGCATCTTCATCTTCCAGTTTGATGGCTACGGCTTCCCGTGCCTCGTTCCGATAACTGTCCAGGTCCACAGCGGACAAGATACCCTCTGACAGGTCATCAGTCTGAGGCGATGGCAGTTTGGGAATCAGCAGGTTCAGGAAAATAGATAATTTTTCCCACGCTGCATTGCCATATGGAAGAATAGACCCCAGGAAACCATAGGTCCGCACAAAAGCCTTGGCAGCACTCTTAAACTGAATCTGGTCGTCCGTTTCCAGCTGATTATAAAGGGCCACACATGGATCAAGAAGCGGATCCAACCGGTCCCGTTCCCCGCCGTTCAGAAACAGGTCCACTACTTTATCTACGTCGCTGTGGTCATAGACCTGATAACCTTCCATCAGGGAAATCAGGTCGTAGAGCTTATTGGGGTCCGTTTCCCCAGACAGAATCGTCGTCCGGTAGAATCGAGAAAAGGCTTTTTCGATGGTTTCCGCCTTGTTGGCAAAATCCAACACATAGACTTCATCCTTGCCCGGCGCCGCCCGATTCAGCCGGGACAGGGTCTGGACGGCCGCAATGTCCGAAAGGGGTTTGTCTACATACATAGTCTGGAGCAGCGGTTCGTCAAAGCCCGTCTGGAACATGTCGGCCACGACCAGCAGCCGGTACGGGTCCTTCTTGAATTTCTGGGGAATCTTGGCGTCTGGGAAGCCATTCATCTCGGCCGAAGTCAATACTGGTTCCTGGCCGTGATAGCTACATTCCCCGGAAAAAGCGATGATAGCCTTATAAGGGCTGTGCCGGTCGGCAAGACACTGGGTAACGGCATAGTACGTTTCAATGCAACGGGGAATACTGGCCGTCACCACCATGGCGCGAGATTGGCCGCCCAGTTTCTTCCTGGCAATAATCTGTTCGTGGAAATGATCGACCATCATCGCCGCTTTCTTGGCAATGACATCGGGATTCCCTTCGACAAAGGAGCGCAGTTTCTTCTGAGCCCGCTTCTTGTCAAACATGGGATCGTCTTCCACCTTTTTGGCAATCTTATACCAACTGTCGATGGTCACGTAATTCTTCAGCACATCCAGGATGAAGCCTTCCTGAATGGCTTGTTTCATAGTATAGACATGGAAGGGCCGGTGTTTAATTTTGCCGTCTTCTTCATAAGGCGTGCCAAATACCTCTTCCGTTTTATTTTTTGGGGTGGCCGTAAAGGCAAAATAGCTGGCCGTTTTTACCAGTTTCCGTCCCTCTACCATGGCGTTGATTTTGTCTTCATTATCCAGTTCGCTGTCCGAAGCCATCCCGGAAAGGGCCAGATTCATACTGGCTGCGTTCCGCCCGCTCTGTCCCGAATGGGCTTCGTCGATGATGATAGCAAAGGTATGGTTCATGTGTTCCTGGCCGATTTCCTGGGAAATATAAGGGAACTTCTCGACTGTCGTCACAATGATCCGTTTGCCATCCTGGATAGCCTTTTTCAAGTCACCCGAATGACGAGCCCATACGACGGTATTCTTTACCTGCATGAACTGTTTAATCGTATCCCGGATCTGCTTGTCCAGAATCCGCCGGTCCGTTACGACGATGACCGAATCAATCATAGGCCGTCCATCCCGTTCCAGTCCAATCAGCTGATGGGCCAGCCAGGCAATGGAATTGGATTTGCCCGACCCGGCGCTGTGCTGGATGAGATAGCGTTTTCCCACACCGTACTGCCTGATATCGGCCAGGAGTTTTTCTACACAATCCAA containing:
- a CDS encoding chromate transporter codes for the protein MNEIVTPKRDAHFFWTLFKSTFLISAFTVGGGFVIIPLLKGKYVDEYHWIDDKDTLDMVAIAQSMPGVIAVNSAVILGYRMAGVLGTLVALVATVLPCLITLSIISYCYDFFIQNLYIKMILRGMQCGATALIVNVGIDLLIKQGKKRLLLPLAIIVATFIANLCFDVNIMVLIIIDGIIGFAFMRDKKYD
- a CDS encoding LysR family transcriptional regulator, with the protein product MDIRQLTYFMVIAEEGQITAAARRLHMAQPPLSQQMKALEEELGVQLLQREPRSVTLTDAGEILYRRARQIVTLTDSTRREIADFKNGLRGTLSIGTVSSSGSVILQPALRQFHDDHRGIRFEIYDGNTFRVLDMLRKGLIEIGIVRTPFKQDAFDCTLLPEEPMVLAYTESLADPNPGQPSMTIEQLQGLPLILYRRFDQLFHDVCEAHNLTPNLLCRNDDARTTLLWAETGLGYAVVPASAISPASRPQLKTKAIDEPRLRTQLAVITPKHRYLSSIARQFIDALTGHGA
- a CDS encoding 3'-5' exonuclease, which translates into the protein MELNDQQQQVVRDLSQPILLNAPAGTGKTRVLACRVAHILETKAAEGAQILCLTFTNRACKELKERIVATAHEKGLDVVVKTIHSFCYSLIKEETKRQSDCYNDFLLYDDEDCRQLIDNLPAAAAAPGNDTQALQNYIEFAKKQRVLPDLHDFTAPKEPLQAWLHDHGDDLVRQYDAVLADNHAVDFTDLITGAYDFLTDKACCQRWRDRFRFIAVDEMQDTSEVEYAVISRLFPGRNVLLCGDYFQTIYEWRGSYPEYILEQFRKTYHPREITFTTNYRATQLLLKAAEGCLNRLFGQVTVHHIYPQPGQAAAAVPGDPIVVHKADNFIGESRWIFQELMRLPQQERLKACVLVRGNRQAQQLWTGINAHNQHYPPEDQLPVTCIDQFHLFKRQECKDVLAYLRLLLNKHDNLSLKRILLRFVPRIGRRTVETIESESYRRLGLRLCDFIDPISQETGDPYGLLLSALDEGRIVVFDVESTGTDTTRDEIIQIAAVRLDAQGQVADTFNTYVRASRPVGASFYVHHISDETLEAQGMEPRQALTAFLDFAKDAVIVGHNVTYDLSILHSELQRLGMGESGDFPYYDTLDIYRRFYPNLINHKLATLSETFPIDHQPSHDAFDDILATAGLLCYAVTKQIRPATTARRSSLAIYLPLFAPFSRDIARFRRQSYQDRPIDLIAAVMNEGGVKAWYESHRDPSDAAQHIDRLENVRKLYRIAKETDDPGQDPRDALAEFLKLTALSNSELDSMLAKDPKIPIITIHQAKGLEFDYVFLAHLEDRVFPTFWSVKKGNIEEEKRLFYVAITRAKKRLYLIWHEGNGNQRYAPSRFLQSLDSQYIEVR
- a CDS encoding type I restriction endonuclease subunit R, translating into MAFTDKTEKGFETLIVNWLVDQNGYQQGTNEDYNKEYAIDETRLFRFLNDTQPKEMAKLGVNQSDQKKRQFLNRLSGEITRRGIIDVLRNGIKAYPADLILFYFTPTENNEQAKRLFDQNIFSVTRQLRYAIDASKLALDLCLFINGLPVITIELKNHFTGQTTADAVEQYKKDRNPRELLFSFKRCIVHFAVDDQTVQFCTKLCGKASWFLPFNKGYHDGAGNPPNPEGIMTDYLWKDILTKKKLSRIIENYAQVVVEENPETRKKSVKQIWPRYHQLDCVEKLLADIRQYGVGKRYLIQHSAGSGKSNSIAWLAHQLIGLERDGRPMIDSVIVVTDRRILDKQIRDTIKQFMQVKNTVVWARHSGDLKKAIQDGKRIIVTTVEKFPYISQEIGQEHMNHTFAIIIDEAHSGQSGRNAASMNLALSGMASDSELDNEDKINAMVEGRKLVKTASYFAFTATPKNKTEEVFGTPYEEDGKIKHRPFHVYTMKQAIQEGFILDVLKNYVTIDSWYKIAKKVEDDPMFDKKRAQKKLRSFVEGNPDVIAKKAAMMVDHFHEQIIARKKLGGQSRAMVVTASIPRCIETYYAVTQCLADRHSPYKAIIAFSGECSYHGQEPVLTSAEMNGFPDAKIPQKFKKDPYRLLVVADMFQTGFDEPLLQTMYVDKPLSDIAAVQTLSRLNRAAPGKDEVYVLDFANKAETIEKAFSRFYRTTILSGETDPNKLYDLISLMEGYQVYDHSDVDKVVDLFLNGGERDRLDPLLDPCVALYNQLETDDQIQFKSAAKAFVRTYGFLGSILPYGNAAWEKLSIFLNLLIPKLPSPQTDDLSEGILSAVDLDSYRNEAREAVAIKLEDEDAEIDPVPTGKVGHIVEPEMDPLSQIISEFNDMFGNIQWNDADNVQQQLLRIPVMVSHDEKYRNAMKNSDEQEARTEGERALQQVIFSIMADNMELFKQFQDNPSFKKWLTDMVFNLTYNKEGKSYEAPSDCQYSIPKQKGGMVAEK
- a CDS encoding chromate transporter yields the protein MIYLLLFWEFCKVGAFCVGGGYASMPLIQASVVDTFHWLSMSEFVDIFTISQMTPGPIGINAATFVGTKIAGLGGAVAATLGFVTPSFFLGIILARVFLKYGDIGPIRGILNGLRPAVVALICVASLSFILLALWNTETLPDDWSAFSLGGLAILILAIAATRRKIGVIKVLIGSGVLGLVLGIAGLI
- a CDS encoding SIMPL domain-containing protein translates to MLNVTTSFYFTVKSLIFFFLRTNIGLFPLFFTASRKIVIRMSFNMPFINMILDHVRQQNYDIAIESTYELSNEREIHDELIKQAVANSKRRAEAIAATVGKKSLASNRYL